In Candidatus Devosia phytovorans, the DNA window TTGCGGCCAGACCCGTGGAAGGCGCACCCGCTCCCACAAAACAGATCGAGGCCTATCTCCTCGACGGCCAGCAACGCATGACCTCGCTGTATCAAGCGACCTTTTCGGGCGCTTCGGTATACACCCAGACATCGAAAAAGCGCCCGATCAAGGTGCGCTTCTACTTCGATGTCCGGTCTGCGCTCGACCCGAACGTGTCCCGCTCCGATGCCATTGTCGCCGTGCCCGAGGACCGCATCATCCGCGATAACTTCGGCAGGGACGTGAAACTCGACCTGTCCACCGAGGAACTCGAATTCGACGCGCTCTATTTTCCGGTCGAGCGGGTGTTCGACGAAAACAGATGGCAGATTTCCGCTGCTCAATGGATGGCGAAGGAACCGGTAGCCAGGCAGGAAAAGTGGGCTCTGATCAACAAGTTCGCGCAGGAGGTCGTCGGCAACTTCTCTTCCTACCAGATACCGGTGATCAAGCTTGGGAAAGACACTTCTCGGGCGGCGGTCTGCCTGGTTTTCGAAAAGGTCAACACAGGCGGGAAACCCTTGGACGCGTTCGAGCTGGTGACGGCGATGTACGCATCCGACAGTTTCCACCTGCGCGACGACTGGAAAGCCCGTCGGGCGAGACTGGTCGAGAAAAAAGTATTGGCCAAGATCGAACCGGTCGAATTTCTTCAGGCGATCTCGTTGTTGCATACCAAGGAACGTCGCGATAACGCCATCGACGCCGGAAGCGAACCGCCTGCTATCAGCGCGACGAGGAACAGTCTGCTTCAGGTTCCTCTCGAAGCCTATGTCAAATGGGCGGACAAGGTCGAAGCGGGGTACGTGGCGGCGTCCAAATTTCTGCATTCCCTCAAGATCTTCAATGCGCGTGATTTGCCGTACCAAACCCAACTCGTTCCCCTGGCGGCGATCCTGGCGGAACTGGGTTCGTCTTGGGATAACGACGCGGTAAGACAAAAACTTGCCAGATGGTACTGGTGCGGCGTTTTCGGCGAACTCTACGGCTCCGCCGTGGAGAGTCGCTTCGCTCTCGATATCCGCGACGTCGGGGCCTGGCTTAAAGGCGGCGCCGAACCACAGACGGTTCAAAGATCCAGTTTCGAGGAAAAGCGGTTGAGGACCCTCAGGTCTCGACTGTCGGCGGCGTATAAGGGAGTCCATGCCATCCTGATGAAGTCGGGCGCAGAGGATTTCAAATCGGGGCAAGCATACGACCAGACTGTCTTTTTCGACGAAAATGTCGATATCCACCACGTGTTTCCAGAGGCCTGGTGCAAGATCAAGAAAATCGAGCCTGGGATCTACAACAGCATCGTCAACAAGACGCCGTTGTCGTCTTCCACGAACCGTATGCTCGGCGGGGTGGCGCCGTCGGTTTACTTGGGCCGTCTCGCCAAGGGGAACGATACGAACCCGGCGGTTTCGCCCGAACGCTTGTCCGCCATGCTCGGCAGCCACGAAATCGACGAGGCCGCTCTGAGGGCAGACGACTTCGATTCCTTCATGGATCTCCGGCGGGCTCGGCTTCTATCCATGATAGAGACGGCAATGGGCAAGGAGGCAGTCAAGGAAAGCGCGGCGCCCGCCGTTCCCGAAGACAGCTTCTACAGCGAAGACGAGTTGGAAGAGGCGGCGTGACGACGTGTATGACAGGCTAGGCTGTATGCGGACTCGGTCAAAATCAGCTGCGGTTGGAGAGGTGCGAACAGGAGATATGTGGCGAGCAAAAACCTATCGACGTCGCAGGGAATGTGCGGTCGCGGCCCCACCGCACATTCCGTGCTGCACCAATCAAGAGTGACGGCGCTTCGCGTGGGCACCCGGCGATATTTTCGCCGCAGGTCACGAACAGCCGGTCGCCGGCCGGGAGACGCCGGAGTGGAGCGGTTCCCTAGTTGCTGGGAGACACTGCGACGACCCATTCACGACTTCAGATTTGGCATCTGATGTCGTCTACGATGAGTGAAGACCGGGCGATGTGGTCTGCCATGAGTGAAGACCGGGCCGGCCGCGACTTTGGAGGTCGATGTGCGGCACGGACCGGTTTTCGCCGCTACGGTTTGCGGCTTTCGCGTCTATGACGGTAGGGTCGCCACGTCCTTTGACCCGTCAGTTACTGCATGCGGAAATAGGACCAAGCCTCGATCGACGTCCCGTCAGGCAAGTTGCAAAGCGCAAGTTCAGCGCCTGAACCGTTCTTGACGATTTCGACTTGGCCTCCGTTGTCTTCGCAATAGATGCTGGCCGGATCGCCGCCATCCTTGCCGACGATGACGTCCTGCTTGGCGTTCTGACGATAGAACGACCACTCTTCCATCGCGCTGCCGTCCGGAAGGTTGCAAAGACCTAATTCGCCTCCGTTCGCGGCGGTCACGATCTCAACGGTGCCGCCGGAGCTCTCACAAAAATCACTGGCGGGATTGCTCATGGCAAAAGCAGCCGGCGTTGCAGCCGAGAGAATAGCAATGGCGGTGAGCGCGGTAAGCATAGATTTGATCATGGTGTGCTGCGCTATCGAGAGCGCTTCCTTGTTGTGGAAAATCGGCAATCACACCGGCATTTTGTTGGAAATCGGGCACGGTCGACCGTGTTTCGATCGATACTTGTCGCGCCGTCCACTCGAGTATTTTTCGAGCCATTCCGTTTGGCGTCGGCGGTACGAAATTTCATGTTATTCAATGGATTAGCTTACAGCGAGACCGCTGCCATCCGCCATGATCAGTCTGTGTAGATCATGGGATTACTGACAGTAGAGCATGGCGCCACAATAGCTTTGGCACGCACGGCACATATCGAGGCAGACAGTGTGCGTTGGAAGAAGGCGAGTGTGGCGGCGTGCCGTCGGCTACCTGTGCGCTTTTCCCCTCGCTTGTTCGTTCATCGAAAATACCGCATCCGCAAAACCGGTAGGAGCTTTCGAGAGCACGCCTTGCAAGTCTGCATCCCTGTCCGCTTCGTCGCGAAACTCCATGGATGCAGTCCCGAGCTGGAACTTTCCCGCAGGCGTGATCAGCACGACGAGGTCGCCGGCGAGCGTATAGCGCCGGTAGGAATCCTCCGATGTCGCCGTGCACCATCTCGTTCCCCAGCCCCACTGCCGGGCCGCCGAAGGACCATCGAGACGCAACACCGTCCAAGTTCCGTCGTCATACAAATGCGTGGTCTGTCGGCGAGCGTCCTGTCGCGTTTTCATGCGCATATTACGCATGCCTGAAGGCGGGATTTCGCCCGCCGCATCCCGCACTTCCTCGATCGTCCGGAATTTTCCGATGTCGCGCGAGCGGGTCGGCAGATATGGCGAAGCTTCGACAAACTGCTCCAGCGCATGGCGGACGGCCCGAAGTTCCGAAAGCCCTACACCCGTCGCCAGCCCCTTTTCCGGCCAGGATCGTCGCCGCCACACTGAGAGCCACCCGGCGAACTTTCCCGGCGTGGGATCGATTCCGATCAACCTTTCAAAGACACGTTCTTCCCTTTTGACCGCCATATGTGGGTCCAGGCGCTCTACCTTCGCTCGCTCCCAAGCATGTTGCAGATGTAGCAACAACACGGCGTCCAACTTTTTCAGAGATTTCGACATCAACGCAGAATGGCGCCGACGGCGGAGTCGAAGAGCCCGGCATAGGCGTTTCCCACAGGCTTTCGAGGGTGCGGACGATGGCGGCGCAACGCGCCGCCACGTTGGATCTAAGCGTCAGCTTTTTCGTCTGCCGAGGCGATAATAGCGGGATAACGTCCTTGCAAAGCCCGCCGACGGATCCATGTAGAATATGCCTGAAGTCGTGACCGGTCCGTCGGCCAGCAAGGGATGGCCGACGACTGTCCCGATCAAAGCCGGTTCCAGGCGATAGCCAAGTACCCAGTCCTCGACGAGAGGGGCTTCGATCATGGATTCGACAGCCGGATGGCCGACCGACTGAAGCAGTTTAAGGTCGCGGGAAAGGTCGTGGACGAGACGCGCGGTCTTGCGGACGCTCGCCTCTGCGAAGGTGAAATCCATTCAGGATCTCCCTAACAGGAAGTTCGGCGGTGTACCGCCGGTCTGGCGTCGTGCGGCTTGAAGCGGCACGCGAAGGGATTAAACGACATCTAGGAACAGGCGGCGGCGTTTTCAAGTCGCCTCGCAATTCGGAACCGTCGCGGCAACCCCGCCGGAGGCCTTGTTCGGTCAAGCTTCCGCCAGTGCGGAATTCCCGGCTCCGGCGGAACGCAAACTCTGGTGTAGCAAGTGCCGACGACTAAGATCAGCGATCGATGTTCGATGACCCTATCGATCGGCGCGGAACTCGGCGGCTCGGCGACCTGAAAGGGCGACCACTCGGTCGCCCGCCGTCTATTCGCAGGTGGACGGAGGAATCATGTTTTCGAAGCGCGCGGATGAGCGTGGCGTCGCCAAGGGCGACGTACTGCTGCAGAAGAACCGTTAGGTCAGGCCTCCCGGCTGTACGGGGTGGAAACCACATGGTCCGCTGGTGATGCGCAAGGCATTAGAAGCGGACCTTTCTGGCATAGCTGCAATTAGACTTGAACAGCTCCGCCATCGACGAAGAGTTCGACGCCTGCGATGAAGGATGCCTGACCACTCAGCAGGAACACGACTGCGGCAGCGACCTCTTCGGGTCGCCCCATCCGACCCAGTGGGATTTGTGACGCAATCGCAGCACGCCCCTCGTCCGGCAGGGCGGCGAACATCTCCGTGTTTGTCGGGCCCGGGCTGACCACATTGACGCGAATACCTCGCGGCGCCAGTTCCGCGGTCCAGGTCCGCGCGTAGGACCGGAGGGCCGCTTTCGTGGCACCATATGTGCCGAAACTGGGCGCGCCGGAAACCCCGGAAACAGAGCCTATCAGCACGACGGAACTGCCCGGTACAAGCAGCGGCAAAGCTGCCTGAAGGCCGAATACCGGCCCCCGCACATTGACCGCTACCTGGCGATCGAAGCCAGCTTCGGTCTGGTTGCCGATTGCGGTGGGTTCGGCCGTGCCGGCATTGAACACCAGCGCGTCGATGCGCGCATGCACGTCCTGCACCAGGGCAATGACCTTCGCCAGGTCGTCAGGATTGCCGGCGTCTGCGACCACACCTCGCGATTTGGGCCCAAGACGGGCGACGGCCTGATCCACCTGATCCTGATCACGGCCCGTCAGAACCACTGTGGCCCCTTCGCCAGCCAGGCGCTCCGCGACCGCAAATCCAATCCCCCGGGTCCCCCCGATAATCACGGCAATCTTGTCCATCATCACATGACGCTCCTTCAGCGAACTCTTGATGGACGCCTAGATATACGCAATAAATCTGGTATCAAGAACGCACCATGAGTAGCGTAGATATGGCTGACTATACCGACTGGCCGTCCGGCACCTATTGCACCACGCCGAACCTGGCACTGGCCCGCCCGGCGCTGGAAAAGATCGCTGACAAATGGACGATCCTGATCCTCACCGTGATCAGTGCCGGTCCCAAGCGGTTCAATGAGATCAAGCGCAGCCTGGAAGGGATAACCCACAAGGCCTTGTCCGACGCCCTCAAGCGGCTCGAGCGTAATGGCCTCGTGACCCGGACGGTGCTACCGACCAAGCCAATTGGCGTCGAATACGCCATCACGCCATTGGGCCTGTCATTGGGACCGCCATTTCAGGCACTTTTCCGTTGGTCACTGGAAGCCAGCGAGCAAATGCGGGCGGCCAGCGTGCTGTATGACGCAGTCGAAGCGTCGCGCTAGCTCGGAACGAGGTCGTCACGCATTTCTGTGCAGACCCCATATCTGCATGATCGACGTCACCGCTTGGTCAAGCCTGTCGGCGTCCACATCGTCACGTGCTTCGAGCGCGATCCCCATAAGAAACGTATGGAACACACCCGCGAGGACTTGGGCATTTGTCTGTTGCGACAGTTCCCCACTATCTATGGCGCGCTGGATGCAGATCACGATGCCGTTGCGGTTTCGTGCTCGGTCAGCGGCAAGCAGATCATCCACATGCCGATTTTCGGGCGTGCAGTTGCTGGCCCCAAGCACCATCAGGCATCCTTGTGGATGGGCCCTGTCGGTTTGCATTTTGGCGGATCGTCTTAGTGCATGCTCGATAGCGTCACGCGGCGGAAAGCTCTCGTCGTGAAGGCTTGCTGTAACTTGGCCGTAGGTGGCCTGATAGCGCAAGACGACCTCATCGAAGAGAGCTTCCTTCGAGCCAAACGCTGCGTAAAAGCTTGCCGGTGAGATGTCCCCCATGGCGCTCTTCAATTGCGTCAGCGAAGTGGGCTCATAGCCCTGCAACCAAAAGAGCGTCATCGCCGCGTCCAACGCCTGCTCTCGATCAAACGCCCTGGGACGTCCCGTTCTTGCCATGCAATCCTCCGCGGCTGTTCTGTACTAACTGATCCATAAGTTATTGCCAAGCCAGTAGCGCTTCGATATGTGGACCGCTCGATCCATATATAGGTGAGTGCTTTCATGACTTCAAACCGAACCCCAAGTAACACCGAGCGATTGCCCCTTTCGGGCCTGCTCGCGCTGGCCATGACCGGCTTTATCTGCATTCTTACCGAGACGCTTCCTGCTGGTCTGCTGCCACAAATCAGTGACGGCCTGGGCGTGTCGCCATCGCTCGCCGGCCAGACGGTGACCGTTTACGCTCTTGGATCCTTATTGGCAGCAATTCCACTGACGATCGCCACCAGCGGCTGGCGGAGGCGGACAGTGGTGCTATTCACCATCGTTGGATTCTTGATCTTCAATTCCGTGACGGCGCTATCGTCAAACTATGCGGTGACGCTGGTGGCCCGCTTCTTCGCCGGGGTTGCGGCCGGGCTCGCCTGGAGTCTTCTGGCTGGCTATGCCCGTCGAATGGTCCCCCGACATCAGCAGGGCAAGGCCATGGCGATCGCGATGCTCGGAACGCCGCTCGCCCTGTCGCTGGGCGTGCCGATGGGAACATGGCTCGGAAACATTGTCGGCTGGCGCACCGCCTTCTGGATCATGTCGCTGCTGACATTGGTGCTTATCGGTTGGGTATTGGCAAAGGTGCCGGACTACCCTGGCCAGAAAAAGGGAGAGCGTATTCCCCTGCTGCGGGTGTTTTTGACACCCGGTGTGCGCTCGGTCCTGGCCGTAGTGGTCGCGTGGATGCTCGCCCACAACATTCTCTACACCTATATTGCCCCCTTTGTTCAATCTGCCGGTCTTGAGGAGCGGGTCGACCTCGTTCTCCTGGTCTTCGGACTGGCTGCGCTCATCGGCATTTGGATCGCCGCCAGGCTGGTCGATCGCTTCCTGCGGGTGACCGTGCTGATCAGCGTCGCTGCCTTCGGGCTGGTATCCCTCGTTTTCGGTATCGCCGCGACGTCGCCGATGGCAATCTATGGCGGCGTTGCGATCTGGGGGCTTACCTTTGGTGGAGCGGCAACGCTTCTGCAGACGGCGCTCGCCGATACGGCAGGTGATGGTGCCG includes these proteins:
- a CDS encoding TetR/AcrR family transcriptional regulator: MARTGRPRAFDREQALDAAMTLFWLQGYEPTSLTQLKSAMGDISPASFYAAFGSKEALFDEVVLRYQATYGQVTASLHDESFPPRDAIEHALRRSAKMQTDRAHPQGCLMVLGASNCTPENRHVDDLLAADRARNRNGIVICIQRAIDSGELSQQTNAQVLAGVFHTFLMGIALEARDDVDADRLDQAVTSIMQIWGLHRNA
- a CDS encoding helix-turn-helix domain-containing protein; protein product: MADYTDWPSGTYCTTPNLALARPALEKIADKWTILILTVISAGPKRFNEIKRSLEGITHKALSDALKRLERNGLVTRTVLPTKPIGVEYAITPLGLSLGPPFQALFRWSLEASEQMRAASVLYDAVEASR
- a CDS encoding MFS transporter, giving the protein MTSNRTPSNTERLPLSGLLALAMTGFICILTETLPAGLLPQISDGLGVSPSLAGQTVTVYALGSLLAAIPLTIATSGWRRRTVVLFTIVGFLIFNSVTALSSNYAVTLVARFFAGVAAGLAWSLLAGYARRMVPRHQQGKAMAIAMLGTPLALSLGVPMGTWLGNIVGWRTAFWIMSLLTLVLIGWVLAKVPDYPGQKKGERIPLLRVFLTPGVRSVLAVVVAWMLAHNILYTYIAPFVQSAGLEERVDLVLLVFGLAALIGIWIAARLVDRFLRVTVLISVAAFGLVSLVFGIAATSPMAIYGGVAIWGLTFGGAATLLQTALADTAGDGADVALSMNVVAWNGAIAGGGIVGGLLLDAYGPTAFPWALTVLLIIGLVIVWSARARGFTPGKRLSNVAVAGH
- a CDS encoding SDR family oxidoreductase — encoded protein: MMDKIAVIIGGTRGIGFAVAERLAGEGATVVLTGRDQDQVDQAVARLGPKSRGVVADAGNPDDLAKVIALVQDVHARIDALVFNAGTAEPTAIGNQTEAGFDRQVAVNVRGPVFGLQAALPLLVPGSSVVLIGSVSGVSGAPSFGTYGATKAALRSYARTWTAELAPRGIRVNVVSPGPTNTEMFAALPDEGRAAIASQIPLGRMGRPEEVAAAVVFLLSGQASFIAGVELFVDGGAVQV
- a CDS encoding DUF333 domain-containing protein; translated protein: MIKSMLTALTAIAILSAATPAAFAMSNPASDFCESSGGTVEIVTAANGGELGLCNLPDGSAMEEWSFYRQNAKQDVIVGKDGGDPASIYCEDNGGQVEIVKNGSGAELALCNLPDGTSIEAWSYFRMQ
- a CDS encoding DUF262 domain-containing protein — encoded protein: MIRRDFIWGIAVTTSFQTNPVALKDLMRDCREGKLQLPDFQRGWVWDQDRIIDLLASISEGFPVGALMTLDASGTVSFAARPVEGAPAPTKQIEAYLLDGQQRMTSLYQATFSGASVYTQTSKKRPIKVRFYFDVRSALDPNVSRSDAIVAVPEDRIIRDNFGRDVKLDLSTEELEFDALYFPVERVFDENRWQISAAQWMAKEPVARQEKWALINKFAQEVVGNFSSYQIPVIKLGKDTSRAAVCLVFEKVNTGGKPLDAFELVTAMYASDSFHLRDDWKARRARLVEKKVLAKIEPVEFLQAISLLHTKERRDNAIDAGSEPPAISATRNSLLQVPLEAYVKWADKVEAGYVAASKFLHSLKIFNARDLPYQTQLVPLAAILAELGSSWDNDAVRQKLARWYWCGVFGELYGSAVESRFALDIRDVGAWLKGGAEPQTVQRSSFEEKRLRTLRSRLSAAYKGVHAILMKSGAEDFKSGQAYDQTVFFDENVDIHHVFPEAWCKIKKIEPGIYNSIVNKTPLSSSTNRMLGGVAPSVYLGRLAKGNDTNPAVSPERLSAMLGSHEIDEAALRADDFDSFMDLRRARLLSMIETAMGKEAVKESAAPAVPEDSFYSEDELEEAA